The Propionispora vibrioides genome window below encodes:
- a CDS encoding DUF1657 domain-containing protein, with protein sequence MTVKKDLEKALAAAESAKGTYATFAASTDEQNAQQMFQQMSQDMDRHIANINSRISSTAESQLNN encoded by the coding sequence ATGACAGTAAAAAAGGATTTAGAAAAGGCATTGGCCGCTGCTGAGTCGGCAAAAGGAACTTATGCAACTTTCGCGGCATCAACCGATGAGCAAAACGCACAGCAAATGTTCCAACAAATGTCACAGGACATGGATCGTCACATCGCTAATATAAATAGTCGCATTAGTTCCACGGCTGAAAGTCAATTAAATAATTAA
- a CDS encoding LamG-like jellyroll fold domain-containing protein, with the protein MAYEVDQYTVSLLHFDDGIKDETGKIWTSNGNVSVSSDPKQVGTSSLFFNNGVLSFADSNKNFALGTGDFTIECFIYITQSSTQYGMPVIGNYTFSADGYTGHSGWALAVNRTEQDSVGPFGICLDNYDSSGVRNIHLTYPTLITVNVWHHIAVVRSQQSFYLFLDGKLVATQTSNASIDVPKPYGYIGNYNTSTGKLNAGSAFHGYIDELRISNTARWTSNFIPPGTVVAPNAPINLIVTTGDAQVTLNWDTVNGATGYNLKRSITAGGPYETIATTVSSTSYMDTNVVNGTTYYYVVTAINTSGESANSNEASATPIISAPLNLTATAGNSQVALSWTAVTNASGYNVKRSTTAGDPYTIIASNVATNNYMDTTVTNGTTYYYVVTALGGTSESANSNEASAMPVAPINALLRITMNDSSERQYKVTQTVVDNFISWYDRAVGTGNTCYTFDDSIDGSKEYLAFEKIISFKVIPLPAE; encoded by the coding sequence ATGGCTTATGAAGTGGATCAGTATACGGTATCTTTGCTTCATTTTGATGATGGGATTAAAGATGAGACAGGGAAAATATGGACATCAAACGGGAATGTAAGCGTGAGTAGCGACCCCAAACAGGTTGGAACCAGTAGTTTGTTTTTTAATAATGGAGTACTAAGTTTTGCGGATTCTAATAAGAATTTTGCATTAGGCACTGGTGATTTTACCATTGAATGCTTTATTTATATTACACAGTCATCAACGCAATACGGAATGCCTGTAATTGGTAACTATACATTTTCCGCTGATGGTTATACTGGGCATAGTGGATGGGCCTTGGCTGTGAATAGGACAGAACAAGATTCGGTTGGCCCGTTTGGCATTTGCCTAGATAACTATGATAGTTCGGGGGTTAGAAACATACATTTAACTTACCCAACGCTAATTACAGTCAATGTATGGCATCATATTGCTGTAGTTAGAAGCCAACAAAGTTTTTATTTGTTTTTAGACGGAAAATTGGTAGCTACACAAACATCAAATGCCAGTATTGATGTTCCTAAACCATACGGGTATATCGGTAACTATAATACATCTACCGGTAAATTGAATGCAGGATCAGCTTTTCATGGGTATATAGATGAGCTTAGAATCTCTAATACAGCCCGATGGACATCAAACTTTATACCTCCGGGAACTGTTGTAGCCCCTAATGCACCAATAAATCTAATCGTTACCACAGGCGATGCGCAAGTAACCCTCAATTGGGATACAGTCAACGGCGCAACCGGCTATAACTTAAAACGGTCTATCACGGCAGGCGGCCCTTATGAAACAATTGCAACCACCGTATCAAGTACCTCCTATATGGATACTAATGTAGTAAACGGCACGACGTATTATTATGTGGTGACTGCTATCAATACTAGTGGTGAAAGCGCTAACTCGAATGAGGCTTCGGCTACTCCTATTATCAGTGCACCCTTAAACTTAACTGCAACGGCCGGCAACTCTCAAGTGGCGCTTTCATGGACTGCAGTGACCAATGCTTCCGGCTACAATGTTAAACGCTCAACTACGGCAGGTGATCCGTATACGATAATTGCCAGCAACGTAGCCACGAACAACTATATGGATACCACGGTAACCAATGGCACGACGTATTATTATGTTGTAACGGCACTAGGTGGCACCAGCGAGAGCGCGAATTCTAATGAAGCATCTGCTATGCCAGTAGCGCCTATTAATGCTTTACTGCGAATTACAATGAACGATTCTAGCGAACGTCAGTATAAAGTTACCCAGACAGTTGTAGATAATTTTATTAGTTGGTATGATCGGGCGGTTGGTACGGGAAATACTTGTTATACCTTCGATGATAGTATTGATGGCAGCAAGGAATATTTGGCCTTTGAAAAGATCATTAGCTTTAAGGTAATACCTCTGCCGGCAGAGTAA
- a CDS encoding phage tail protein, producing MKKEVLGYVGFPNKYLYYYRGGIYMSYNSSLPADVNVTVSTADIRENFRALKEDKIVDAATAVIADSAAKLSTPRTIALQGDATGSAIFDGSADVAISVDVLSADTAAQCTGNSATATKLETARNINGVAFDGTKDINIPCSGVPVGTIIAWPSSTLPGGDDARKWLECNGQSTEGYPELAAVVGSYVPDYRGYFLRGVGGNSAALGVAQGDAIRNIVGKIDASSSAADRQAFGEIDTGKVITGPFQGIYSNTYSTAESSGIFSHMTGFSFDASLAVPTAVENRPINKSVYYLIRAK from the coding sequence TTGAAAAAAGAGGTCCTTGGCTATGTCGGGTTTCCAAATAAATATTTATATTATTATAGGGGGGGAATTTACATGTCGTATAATTCAAGTTTACCAGCGGATGTTAATGTAACTGTATCAACGGCGGATATCAGGGAGAACTTCAGAGCTCTTAAAGAGGACAAGATAGTTGATGCTGCAACAGCTGTAATCGCTGATTCTGCTGCCAAATTATCTACCCCAAGAACCATTGCATTACAGGGGGACGCTACAGGTAGTGCAATTTTTGATGGTTCTGCTGATGTGGCTATTAGCGTAGATGTACTTAGTGCAGACACCGCTGCTCAATGTACTGGAAATTCTGCAACCGCTACTAAGTTGGAAACTGCGCGCAATATCAACGGTGTAGCCTTTGATGGTACGAAGGATATTAATATTCCTTGTTCTGGTGTGCCTGTAGGAACTATTATTGCATGGCCATCTTCGACATTACCTGGTGGTGATGATGCAAGAAAATGGTTAGAATGTAATGGACAATCTACGGAAGGTTATCCGGAATTGGCTGCTGTTGTCGGTAGCTATGTCCCAGATTATAGAGGATATTTTCTTCGAGGAGTAGGAGGAAATTCTGCCGCTTTGGGCGTAGCCCAGGGTGATGCTATTCGAAATATAGTGGGTAAAATTGATGCTTCTTCTTCGGCGGCAGATAGGCAAGCATTCGGAGAAATAGATACTGGAAAGGTTATTACAGGTCCATTTCAGGGTATATATTCGAATACTTACTCTACTGCGGAAAGTAGTGGTATATTTTCTCATATGACAGGCTTTAGCTTTGATGCCTCTCTTGCAGTTCCAACGGCAGTGGAAAATCGTCCCATCAACAAATCAGTCTATTACCTCATAAGAGCAAAATAG
- a CDS encoding LamG domain-containing protein, with translation MAYEVDQNTVSLLHFDDGIKDACGNTWTAYGGAATSNLQSEFGNSSLYLNGSGQYLTTPSLTSFGTHDWTIDFWVYPITNSYFNGLFCSGGKSSPYWTSTLYTFMIDCPDSTHMSLEYTNAIQKTIVLLKFPITQNVMQHIAFVRNGTNLLAFVEGKLVASATIDATMQFNSDGVYVLGKQDIRNQYYFNGYIDEFRISNIARWTADFTPPGTVVLPNVPTNLTATPGDSQVTLNWDVVTGATGYNVKRSLTAGGPYETIVTNVSGTSYVDINVVNGTTYYYVVTTVNANGESVNSNEASATPQAVENPPSSGKALLRVTMIDSSEREYRLDKTEIDGFVNWYIRTIGTGISCYSVNDIVDSSKEYLSFEKIISFKVIPLSAE, from the coding sequence ATGGCTTATGAAGTGGATCAAAATACAGTTTCCTTGCTTCATTTTGATGATGGAATTAAAGATGCATGCGGAAATACATGGACCGCGTATGGAGGTGCTGCAACTAGCAACTTGCAGAGTGAATTTGGAAACAGTTCATTATATTTAAATGGCTCAGGGCAATATCTAACTACACCGTCTTTAACAAGTTTTGGAACTCATGACTGGACTATTGATTTCTGGGTGTATCCTATAACTAATAGTTACTTCAATGGACTATTTTGTTCTGGAGGTAAAAGTTCTCCTTATTGGACATCTACTCTCTACACCTTTATGATAGACTGCCCAGATAGTACTCACATGAGTTTAGAATATACAAATGCAATACAAAAAACAATAGTCTTATTGAAATTTCCTATTACTCAAAATGTAATGCAGCATATTGCGTTTGTTAGAAATGGAACAAATCTTTTAGCATTTGTTGAAGGGAAACTAGTAGCCAGTGCGACTATTGATGCAACGATGCAGTTCAATTCTGACGGAGTATATGTGTTAGGAAAACAAGATATTCGAAATCAGTATTACTTTAATGGTTATATTGATGAGTTTCGTATTTCTAATATAGCTCGCTGGACAGCGGATTTCACACCTCCGGGAACTGTCGTCTTGCCCAATGTACCAACCAATCTAACCGCCACCCCCGGTGATAGCCAAGTAACCCTTAACTGGGATGTAGTCACCGGCGCAACCGGCTACAATGTGAAACGCTCCCTTACAGCAGGTGGCCCCTATGAAACGATTGTAACTAATGTGTCTGGTACCTCGTATGTAGATATCAACGTGGTAAATGGCACGACATACTATTACGTGGTTACTACTGTAAATGCAAATGGGGAAAGTGTTAATTCTAATGAGGCTTCAGCTACCCCGCAGGCAGTAGAAAACCCTCCTTCTTCCGGTAAAGCCTTATTGCGTGTCACTATGATTGATTCCAGTGAGCGGGAGTACAGGCTGGATAAGACGGAAATTGATGGATTTGTTAATTGGTACATTCGTACTATTGGTACAGGTATTTCATGTTACTCAGTAAATGATATTGTCGATAGCAGCAAGGAATACTTGTCCTTTGAAAAGATCATTAGCTTTAAGGTAATACCGCTGTCGGCAGAGTAA
- a CDS encoding fibronectin type III domain-containing protein translates to MAYEVDQYTVSLLHFEDGIKDETGKVWSIKNNGVAITGTQAKVGNASAYFSAVGGIFADATDDVAFNTGDFTIDFWLYLLGGNYNPSYGNVITFFDSRSAPGTEPIAIFFNSNDSIIFNVPNKSITSSANVIIKNQWVHIACVRNNGIGTIFVNGKSVGSGDLSSVISKFPLYVGGDGNPRNSTGAMRGYLDEFRISNIARWTEDFTPPGTVVAPNAPTQLTATPGDSQVTLNWAAVTGATGYNVKRSTTAGGPYETIATSVSGASYVDTNVVNGTTYYYVVTTINADGESANSNEASATPQAAPVEEGQGLLLITLLDSSEREYKLPISKINKFIQWINQTTNIDNNCYTFDNIIDGSKEYLLYEKIISFKVMPLSEE, encoded by the coding sequence ATGGCTTATGAAGTGGATCAATATACGGTGTCTTTGCTTCATTTTGAGGATGGGATTAAGGATGAGACAGGGAAAGTATGGAGTATAAAAAATAACGGGGTGGCCATTACTGGTACTCAAGCAAAAGTGGGTAATGCGAGTGCCTATTTTAGTGCAGTTGGCGGGATTTTTGCTGATGCTACTGATGATGTTGCATTTAATACGGGTGATTTTACAATTGATTTTTGGTTATATTTACTAGGAGGTAATTACAACCCATCATATGGCAATGTTATAACATTTTTCGATTCTAGATCTGCTCCAGGGACAGAACCAATAGCTATCTTTTTTAATTCCAATGATTCTATAATTTTTAATGTTCCTAATAAAAGTATTACTTCATCTGCTAATGTAATTATTAAAAATCAATGGGTTCACATTGCTTGTGTACGTAACAATGGTATTGGGACTATATTTGTTAATGGGAAAAGTGTCGGCTCAGGTGATTTAAGCAGTGTTATTTCAAAATTTCCTTTATATGTTGGTGGAGACGGAAATCCAAGAAATAGCACGGGTGCTATGAGAGGATATTTAGATGAATTTCGTATTTCTAATATAGCTCGCTGGACAGAGGATTTTACACCGCCGGGAACTGTTGTAGCACCTAATGCACCCACTCAATTAACCGCTACCCCCGGCGATTCCCAAGTAACCCTCAACTGGGCTGCAGTCACCGGCGCGACTGGCTACAACGTGAAGCGTTCAACCACAGCCGGCGGCCCCTATGAAACGATTGCGACTAGCGTATCAGGTGCCTCGTATGTAGATACTAACGTGGTAAATGGCACGACCTACTATTACGTGGTTACCACCATAAATGCAGACGGAGAAAGTGCTAACTCTAATGAGGCATCAGCTACGCCGCAGGCAGCACCGGTAGAAGAAGGCCAGGGGCTACTCCTGATTACGTTGCTTGATTCTAGCGAGCGGGAGTATAAGCTTCCTATTAGTAAGATTAATAAATTCATTCAGTGGATTAACCAAACTACTAATATTGATAACAATTGCTATACATTCGACAATATTATTGATGGTAGCAAAGAGTATTTGCTGTATGAAAAGATTATTAGCTTTAAAGTAATGCCGCTATCAGAGGAATGA